In Burkholderia sp. NRF60-BP8, a single window of DNA contains:
- a CDS encoding sigma-54-dependent transcriptional regulator — protein sequence MPHALIVEDDPNSLSGLTALLAADGFSVDTATSLAEARTALGRSIPDVVLVDLNLPDGSGFDLLQHLPQQQPNGSLPVIVLTGNATVESAIEGLRHGIWDYLLKPINIPRLRSLLARIPRPYELIDEVQSLRASLRQLGRFGALVGRSDAMQHVYDMIEHNARTETAVLFSGEAGTGKKLAARTLHELSRRRKGPFVSFDCRMLAQAGRHGASLDSVLFGHERGAFDGAERRESGLFEQAGGGTLFLDEITALPLVLQEALLHALDSQNFMRIGGTSPITSDFRLIAATRRPAREAVANGTLREDLWLRLDAASITMPPLRERDGDALAIADAQIDELNREARATGRSTTDKRAAPGFVRECLSYEWPGNVRELQERVRFAYDASGDFIETLRAGEASFSAGAALNGSSVQIKVGTPLSDVEDLLIRATLDAVGGTRHRAATLLGISPKTLYNKLQRMKVN from the coding sequence ATGCCACACGCCCTGATTGTCGAAGACGATCCCAACAGCCTGTCAGGCCTCACCGCACTGCTCGCCGCAGACGGCTTCTCGGTCGACACGGCCACGTCGCTCGCCGAAGCGCGCACGGCGCTCGGCCGCTCGATTCCCGATGTCGTGCTCGTCGACCTGAACCTGCCGGACGGCAGCGGGTTCGACCTGCTCCAGCATTTGCCGCAGCAACAGCCGAACGGCTCGCTGCCGGTGATCGTGCTGACGGGCAACGCGACGGTCGAGAGCGCCATCGAGGGCCTGCGCCACGGCATCTGGGACTACCTGCTGAAGCCGATCAACATTCCGCGCCTGCGCAGCCTGCTCGCGCGGATCCCGCGCCCGTACGAACTGATCGACGAAGTGCAGTCGCTGCGTGCGTCGCTGCGCCAGCTCGGCCGCTTCGGCGCGCTGGTGGGCCGCAGCGACGCGATGCAGCACGTGTACGACATGATCGAGCACAACGCCCGCACCGAAACAGCCGTGCTGTTCTCGGGCGAAGCCGGCACCGGCAAGAAACTGGCGGCGCGCACGCTGCACGAACTGAGCCGGCGCCGCAAAGGGCCGTTCGTGTCGTTCGACTGCCGCATGCTCGCGCAGGCCGGCCGGCACGGCGCGTCGCTCGACAGCGTGCTGTTCGGCCATGAACGCGGTGCGTTCGACGGCGCCGAGCGCCGCGAATCGGGCCTGTTCGAGCAGGCCGGCGGCGGCACGCTATTCCTCGACGAAATCACCGCGCTGCCGCTCGTGCTGCAGGAAGCGCTGCTGCACGCGCTCGATTCGCAGAACTTCATGCGGATCGGCGGCACGAGCCCGATCACCAGCGATTTCCGGCTGATCGCGGCCACGCGCCGCCCGGCGCGCGAAGCGGTGGCGAACGGCACGCTGCGCGAGGATCTGTGGCTGCGCCTCGACGCGGCGTCGATCACGATGCCGCCGCTGCGCGAGCGCGACGGCGACGCGCTCGCGATCGCGGACGCGCAGATCGACGAACTGAACCGCGAAGCGCGCGCAACCGGCCGCAGCACGACCGACAAGCGGGCGGCGCCGGGCTTCGTGCGCGAATGCCTGTCCTACGAATGGCCGGGTAACGTGCGCGAGCTGCAGGAACGCGTGCGCTTCGCGTACGACGCGTCGGGCGACTTCATCGAGACGCTGCGCGCGGGCGAAGCCAGTTTCTCCGCCGGCGCCGCACTGAACGGCAGCAGTGTGCAGATCAAGGTCGGCACGCCGCTGTCCGACGTCGAGGATCTGCTGATCCGCGCGACGCTTGACGCGGTCGGCGGTACGCGCCACCGCGCGGCTACGCTGCTCGGCATCAGCCCGAAGACGCTGTACAACAAGCTGCAGCGGATGAAGGTGAACTGA
- the efp gene encoding elongation factor P, translating into MKTAQELRVGNVVQIGSDAWVIAKTEYNKSGRNAAVVKMKMKNLLTNAGQESVYKADDKFDVVVLDRKEVTYSYFADPMYVFMDADYNQYEVEAEMMGEALNYLEDGMACEVVFYNEKAISVELPTILVREITYTEPAVKGDTSSGKVLKNAKLATGFELQVPLFCNTGDKIEIDTRTNEYRSRA; encoded by the coding sequence ATGAAGACCGCACAGGAACTCCGCGTAGGCAACGTCGTGCAGATCGGCAGCGACGCATGGGTCATCGCCAAGACGGAATACAACAAGTCGGGCCGTAACGCCGCCGTCGTCAAGATGAAGATGAAGAACCTGCTGACGAACGCAGGCCAGGAATCGGTCTACAAGGCCGACGACAAGTTCGACGTCGTCGTGCTCGATCGCAAGGAAGTGACGTACTCGTACTTCGCCGACCCGATGTATGTGTTCATGGACGCCGACTACAACCAGTACGAAGTCGAAGCGGAAATGATGGGCGAAGCGCTGAACTACCTCGAAGACGGCATGGCTTGCGAAGTCGTGTTCTACAACGAGAAGGCGATCTCGGTCGAACTGCCGACGATCCTCGTTCGCGAAATCACCTACACGGAACCGGCCGTCAAGGGCGACACGTCGTCGGGCAAGGTGCTGAAGAACGCGAAGCTGGCAACCGGCTTCGAACTGCAAGTGCCGCTGTTCTGCAACACCGGCGACAAGATCGAAATCGATACGCGCACGAACGAATACCGCAGCCGCGCGTAA
- the earP gene encoding elongation factor P maturation arginine rhamnosyltransferase EarP: MPRSPAAPLSAVPLAPGEPIACDLFCTVIDNFGDIGVCWRVARQLAHEHGWQVRLFVDDLHTFARLLPQVDPDATRQTVDTIVIEHWHAEVGDALDIADVIIEAFACELPGAYLAAMARRARRPVWINLEYLSAEDWVADFHLRPSPHPRYPLLKTFFFPGLSAGTGGVPKEHDLDARRTAFDTDPAARAAWWQRATGAAPPAPGTTVVSLFAYENPAVDALLAQWRDGPSPVVALVPVGRLSPAVARFFGVESFAAGARARSGNLTAHGLAFVPQADYDPLLWVADFNFVRGEDSFVRAQWARKPFAWHIYPQADDVHLPKLDAALAHLSAGLADAPHAALERFWHAWNGAGTPDWADLWQHRAALEANAARWAEALAAVGDLAGKLAEYAKSQLK, encoded by the coding sequence ATGCCACGCTCCCCCGCTGCCCCCCTCTCCGCCGTGCCGCTCGCGCCGGGCGAACCGATCGCCTGCGACCTCTTCTGCACGGTGATCGACAATTTCGGCGACATCGGCGTGTGCTGGCGCGTCGCGCGCCAGCTCGCGCACGAGCACGGCTGGCAGGTTCGCCTGTTCGTCGACGACCTGCACACGTTCGCACGCCTGCTGCCGCAGGTCGATCCCGACGCGACGCGGCAGACGGTCGACACGATCGTGATCGAGCACTGGCATGCGGAAGTCGGCGACGCGCTGGACATCGCCGACGTCATAATCGAGGCGTTCGCGTGCGAGTTGCCCGGCGCGTATCTCGCGGCGATGGCGCGGCGCGCGCGGCGCCCCGTGTGGATCAACCTCGAATACCTGAGCGCCGAGGACTGGGTCGCCGATTTCCACTTGCGGCCGTCGCCGCATCCGCGCTACCCGCTGCTGAAGACGTTCTTCTTCCCGGGCTTGTCGGCCGGCACGGGCGGCGTGCCGAAGGAGCACGACCTCGACGCGCGCCGCACGGCCTTCGACACCGATCCGGCCGCGCGCGCCGCGTGGTGGCAGCGCGCGACCGGCGCCGCGCCGCCGGCGCCCGGCACGACGGTCGTCAGCCTGTTCGCCTACGAAAACCCGGCCGTCGACGCGCTGCTCGCGCAATGGCGCGACGGCCCGTCGCCGGTCGTCGCGCTCGTGCCGGTCGGACGTCTGTCGCCCGCCGTCGCGCGCTTTTTCGGGGTCGAATCGTTCGCGGCGGGCGCACGGGCGCGCAGCGGCAACCTGACCGCTCACGGTCTCGCGTTCGTTCCGCAGGCCGACTACGACCCGCTGCTGTGGGTCGCCGATTTCAATTTCGTGCGCGGCGAGGATTCGTTCGTCCGCGCACAGTGGGCGCGCAAGCCGTTTGCGTGGCACATCTACCCGCAGGCCGACGACGTGCACCTGCCGAAGCTCGACGCCGCGCTCGCGCACCTGTCGGCCGGTCTCGCCGATGCGCCGCACGCGGCGCTCGAGCGGTTCTGGCATGCCTGGAACGGCGCCGGCACACCCGACTGGGCCGATTTATGGCAGCACCGCGCCGCACTGGAGGCCAATGCAGCCCGCTGGGCCGAGGCGCTCGCGGCCGTCGGCGATCTCGCCGGAAAGCTGGCGGAATACGCAAAATCTCAGTTAAAATAA